In Pseudodesulfovibrio sp. JC047, a genomic segment contains:
- the modA gene encoding molybdate ABC transporter substrate-binding protein, producing the protein MRTTRTLIVTAFLILCMATVAAADNAVLASGAGYKKMVNALNTAYTKQTGQTIDLLFGNMARVTTLAKQTGNVDIVIGDASFLDKAALEFAIRQPLGKGRLVLAFAKKTSFSSLSDLDTAGRIALPDVNKAIYGKAARQFLQSTKRLPDIKPRLVEVATVPQVFSYLTTNEIDMGFMNLTHTLNVTDKLGGYVVINQDTYSPIIILAGLLKDSPRMEQAKDFLHFLETPEAQAIIQANGL; encoded by the coding sequence ATGCGCACAACTCGCACACTCATTGTCACGGCCTTTCTCATTCTCTGCATGGCAACAGTCGCCGCCGCAGACAACGCGGTCCTCGCCTCGGGTGCGGGATACAAGAAAATGGTCAACGCACTCAACACGGCCTATACCAAACAGACTGGCCAAACCATCGACCTGCTCTTCGGCAACATGGCCCGTGTCACCACATTGGCAAAACAGACCGGCAACGTGGACATCGTCATTGGCGATGCCAGCTTTCTGGACAAAGCCGCACTCGAATTTGCCATCCGTCAGCCCCTTGGAAAAGGTCGGCTCGTCCTCGCTTTTGCCAAAAAAACGTCTTTTTCATCTCTAAGCGACCTGGACACCGCCGGACGAATTGCCCTGCCGGATGTCAACAAAGCCATTTACGGCAAGGCGGCCCGTCAATTCCTGCAATCCACCAAACGGCTTCCCGACATCAAGCCCAGACTGGTCGAAGTCGCGACCGTGCCGCAGGTCTTCTCCTATCTGACCACCAATGAAATCGACATGGGATTCATGAACCTCACCCATACCCTCAATGTGACCGACAAACTGGGTGGATATGTGGTCATCAATCAGGACACCTATTCCCCCATCATCATTCTCGCCGGATTGCTCAAAGACAGCCCACGCATGGAACAGGCCAAAGATTTCCTGCACTTTCTCGAAACCCCTGAAGCCCAGGCGATCATACAGGCCAACGGACTGTGA
- a CDS encoding ATP-binding cassette domain-containing protein produces MGLTVNIHKKMHHFDLHTQFSCATGELTAIVGPSGAGKTTLVRLIAGLERPDSGTISLNGVTWMDSRSTMAVVPTRKRKIGLVFQEYTLFPHMTVRQNIVFGAITPNSVDSLMKTFGIFHLENQRPDCISGGERQRAAFCQALAREPDLLLLDEPFSALDTVTRTFLCSLLADLKTDLNIPILHVTHDLKEADQLGDNIIAVESGRITPDWLTRQYQQHHGTAHLSVPSYS; encoded by the coding sequence ATGGGTCTGACCGTCAATATTCACAAAAAAATGCACCATTTCGATCTCCACACCCAGTTTTCCTGCGCCACCGGAGAACTGACCGCCATTGTCGGGCCATCCGGGGCAGGAAAAACGACACTCGTCCGCCTCATTGCCGGACTGGAAAGGCCGGACAGCGGGACCATCTCTCTCAATGGCGTGACATGGATGGATTCACGCAGTACAATGGCCGTTGTCCCCACCAGAAAACGAAAAATCGGACTGGTTTTTCAGGAATACACCCTTTTCCCCCACATGACCGTCCGCCAAAATATCGTCTTTGGTGCCATCACGCCGAATTCGGTGGACAGTCTGATGAAGACCTTCGGCATCTTCCATCTTGAAAATCAACGACCGGATTGCATTTCAGGTGGGGAGCGACAACGTGCCGCTTTCTGTCAGGCCCTTGCCAGAGAACCGGACCTGCTTTTGCTCGATGAACCGTTCTCTGCTCTGGATACGGTCACCCGCACTTTTCTGTGTTCCCTGTTGGCCGATCTCAAAACCGATCTCAATATTCCGATTCTTCACGTGACACACGACCTCAAGGAAGCGGACCAGCTGGGTGACAATATCATTGCCGTGGAAAGCGGCCGCATCACCCCGGACTGGTTGACCCGTCAATACCAGCAACACCACGGCACAGCCCATCTGTCCGTGCCTTCATACTCATAA
- a CDS encoding TOBE domain-containing protein, which translates to MKETNPAYPREFFNVSEHVNYLEPSELQDFERAFKKWRDGAVRADSVQARERMWLIFLLLRHTGARLGEILSLDDTTAFEREGMFVRVGREGRVREVPLANELFAEISGALEGPLGCGLRGTFFHVDPGYFRRICYARGSECGLSKDRVCPKALRNTRAVEMLRSGVPITIVKEVLGQSSLDLTANFQQFSPGDMQSIVRMAYNSMRKKTSARNSFVGHVVAVATDSVMAEVTMETRSGTRLSAVITMDSLHNLKLVRGAPVIATVKAPLVNVMTGDNPLVGSARNRFKATVVRVTDSPVLSEVLGRLPDGTDVCALVSAQSAGDLALQSGHEVEFWFKALSVVLNTVQV; encoded by the coding sequence ATGAAGGAAACCAACCCGGCGTACCCACGCGAATTTTTCAATGTCTCGGAACACGTCAATTATTTGGAACCCTCGGAATTGCAGGATTTTGAACGTGCATTCAAAAAGTGGAGGGATGGTGCTGTCCGGGCGGACAGTGTGCAGGCCCGGGAACGGATGTGGCTTATTTTCCTCTTGCTCAGGCATACCGGCGCACGTTTGGGTGAGATATTATCATTGGATGACACCACGGCCTTTGAACGAGAAGGGATGTTTGTGCGTGTGGGGCGGGAAGGACGGGTTCGTGAAGTCCCGCTTGCCAACGAATTGTTTGCCGAAATATCAGGGGCGTTGGAAGGCCCGTTGGGGTGTGGATTGCGGGGGACATTCTTTCATGTCGATCCTGGGTATTTTCGTCGGATTTGTTACGCGCGTGGCTCGGAGTGCGGGTTGTCCAAGGACCGAGTTTGTCCGAAAGCCCTACGGAATACCCGGGCCGTGGAAATGCTTCGAAGCGGTGTGCCTATTACTATCGTCAAGGAAGTCCTCGGCCAGTCCTCACTTGATCTGACGGCAAATTTCCAACAGTTTTCTCCGGGAGATATGCAGTCCATCGTGCGAATGGCGTACAACTCCATGCGTAAGAAAACCAGTGCCAGGAATTCCTTTGTCGGCCATGTTGTTGCTGTGGCCACGGATTCGGTCATGGCTGAAGTCACCATGGAGACGCGTTCGGGCACGCGGTTGTCTGCGGTCATCACCATGGACAGTCTGCACAATTTGAAATTGGTCCGGGGTGCGCCGGTCATTGCCACGGTCAAGGCGCCATTGGTTAATGTCATGACCGGGGACAACCCGCTCGTCGGCAGTGCGAGAAATCGGTTCAAGGCGACGGTTGTTCGGGTAACGGATTCGCCTGTCCTGTCTGAGGTCTTGGGGCGGCTGCCGGATGGGACTGATGTCTGTGCGCTTGTTTCGGCGCAGAGTGCTGGCGATCTGGCTTTGCAGTCCGGACATGAAGTTGAATTTTGGTTCAAGGCATTGTCCGTCGTTTTGAATACGGTTCAGGTATGA
- a CDS encoding methyltransferase dimerization domain-containing protein, which produces MFVKHPRANFEPINAMLMQSLASKAILSAVELHIFDWLEGTTLCVDDLADRMGLLSQRLEPLLRLLAVAGLLEEQADGYTNSPLASEFLVKDAPLYQGENIRLTMRFNAMVENEIASLMAGGEVKQASSANDWGVADNMEGTAQDAKGGALSAVVDFVADLPGFDAFDAMADVGGNHGLYTLGVLERNAAMRGVIVDKPHVVALAQTRCDQLGFGDRVTTLGMDFKTDPFVSGVFDVILTSHVLYALSDDLPGALQKIADGLKPGGWFVSHHYSGYTAPGHEMAKASLELLTRLCGYASHFIEQETLIDALNDVGFETIRCQPVVENGMGLMVAAQMKK; this is translated from the coding sequence ATGTTCGTGAAGCACCCGCGTGCGAATTTCGAGCCGATCAACGCCATGCTGATGCAGTCATTGGCCAGCAAGGCGATTTTGAGTGCTGTTGAATTACATATTTTTGATTGGTTGGAAGGGACGACGCTTTGTGTGGATGATTTGGCGGACCGGATGGGATTGCTGTCGCAACGGTTGGAGCCGTTGTTGCGGCTGCTGGCGGTCGCCGGATTGCTGGAAGAACAGGCGGATGGATATACGAATTCCCCGCTCGCGTCGGAGTTTCTGGTCAAGGATGCTCCGCTGTATCAGGGGGAAAACATACGATTGACCATGCGTTTCAATGCCATGGTGGAAAATGAGATTGCGTCCCTCATGGCAGGGGGTGAGGTCAAGCAGGCCTCCTCGGCAAATGATTGGGGCGTGGCAGACAACATGGAAGGCACGGCTCAGGACGCCAAGGGTGGCGCTTTGTCGGCTGTGGTGGATTTTGTCGCTGACTTGCCGGGGTTTGATGCCTTTGATGCCATGGCTGATGTCGGCGGGAATCATGGGCTATATACCTTGGGGGTGTTGGAACGCAATGCGGCCATGCGTGGGGTGATCGTGGATAAACCCCATGTGGTGGCGTTGGCTCAGACCCGATGCGACCAATTGGGGTTCGGTGACCGGGTGACGACGTTGGGTATGGATTTTAAAACTGATCCGTTTGTTTCTGGTGTCTTTGATGTCATTTTGACCTCGCATGTCTTGTACGCTTTGTCGGATGATTTGCCGGGGGCGTTGCAAAAAATTGCTGATGGGTTGAAGCCGGGCGGCTGGTTCGTTTCGCATCATTATTCTGGCTACACTGCGCCGGGACATGAAATGGCCAAGGCCTCTCTGGAACTCTTGACCCGGTTGTGCGGGTATGCATCACATTTTATTGAACAGGAAACATTGATTGACGCTTTGAATGATGTGGGATTTGAGACCATTCGTTGTCAGCCGGTGGTTGAAAACGGCATGGGCTTGATGGTTGCTGCGCAAATGAAAAAGTGA
- a CDS encoding extracellular solute-binding protein yields the protein MKKSIVFAFLAMFICAGTAHAETLKLLTWKGYAPPKLIEVFEKETGIKVEVTFSNNEEMIAKLRATRGAGFDLAQPSQDRISSVQKKFKLYQPLDYSKVDASLFVSSMLDAVKKNTLVDGKSYAAPFCWGTSGLVVNSEKAVGATSFKALLDPQYEGRVSYRLKRPTLIAMGFALGYDPFALYSDVEAYKAMLDKVAEALIDAKPLVKNYWANGDSLLESMRSEEVFVAMAWDAGGWKLHGDNAAIDFKAPSEGALGWIDTFAIPAKAKNVEAAYKWINFIMKPENAGYFTSQEKYGTASKGALEFVEKAVADNFARSFPPEVLDAVNWYPPVPAKLESIEGKILDKIKAAN from the coding sequence GTGAAGAAGAGTATTGTGTTCGCTTTCTTGGCAATGTTTATATGTGCCGGGACAGCCCATGCGGAGACACTGAAATTGTTGACATGGAAAGGGTACGCCCCGCCGAAATTGATTGAAGTCTTTGAAAAGGAAACTGGCATTAAGGTTGAAGTCACTTTTTCCAATAATGAGGAAATGATCGCCAAATTGCGTGCGACACGCGGTGCTGGTTTTGATTTGGCGCAACCTTCTCAGGACCGTATCTCTTCTGTGCAGAAGAAATTCAAATTGTATCAGCCGCTTGATTATTCCAAGGTTGATGCGTCCTTGTTTGTTTCGTCCATGTTGGATGCAGTGAAAAAGAATACATTGGTTGATGGGAAATCATACGCTGCTCCTTTCTGTTGGGGGACTTCAGGGCTGGTTGTGAATAGCGAAAAAGCTGTGGGGGCGACGTCCTTCAAGGCCCTGCTTGATCCTCAATATGAGGGTCGTGTAAGTTATCGTTTGAAGAGGCCTACGCTGATCGCTATGGGTTTTGCACTCGGGTATGATCCTTTTGCTTTGTACAGTGACGTCGAGGCATACAAAGCGATGCTTGATAAAGTCGCTGAAGCATTGATTGATGCCAAACCTCTCGTGAAAAATTATTGGGCCAATGGTGATTCCCTGCTCGAATCCATGCGGTCCGAAGAAGTTTTCGTTGCCATGGCCTGGGACGCTGGTGGATGGAAGCTGCATGGCGACAATGCTGCCATCGATTTCAAGGCCCCTTCAGAGGGCGCACTTGGCTGGATCGATACCTTTGCCATTCCGGCCAAAGCCAAGAATGTCGAAGCGGCCTACAAGTGGATCAATTTTATCATGAAGCCTGAAAATGCTGGGTACTTCACCTCTCAGGAAAAGTACGGCACAGCCTCCAAGGGCGCGTTGGAATTTGTTGAAAAGGCTGTTGCTGACAATTTCGCTCGTTCTTTCCCTCCGGAAGTGCTTGATGCGGTCAATTGGTATCCGCCTGTTCCTGCAAAACTGGAAAGTATTGAGGGCAAAATTCTCGATAAAATCAAAGCTGCCAACTAG
- a CDS encoding ABC transporter ATP-binding protein, with translation MTNDLSVCNMVKRFENFTAVDDVTFNVPTGSFFSILGPSGCGKTTLLRMIAGFESPTSGSIEIRGKDMLGVSPNLRPVNLVFQHLALFPMMDVAGNIAFGLKRRGCGSADIKKKTEAMLERVGLPGFGHKQINQLSGGQKQRVAIARCLVLEPSVLLLDEPLGALDLKLREQMKVELKKLQVKVGTTFIYITHDQSEALVMSDHVAVMHNGRFEQVGTPQELYGKPATPFVAKFVGDNNIWSGKVVERAEGRVRISTDEGYSFLSKAHESCRGAERVDLFLRPEAMRIEPHNKKGLNTFNVTVKSILFDGANSRLLTVTREDHELLVTLPQNHKFDYIEPGNEVTIGWHPASGICFDAEA, from the coding sequence ATGACTAACGATTTATCTGTTTGCAATATGGTAAAGCGGTTTGAAAACTTTACCGCTGTCGATGATGTAACCTTTAACGTTCCCACCGGTTCTTTTTTTTCCATTCTCGGCCCGTCCGGTTGTGGCAAAACGACTTTGCTGCGTATGATTGCCGGTTTTGAAAGCCCGACGTCCGGTTCTATTGAAATTCGAGGCAAGGACATGCTGGGCGTGTCTCCCAATCTGCGGCCCGTGAATCTCGTGTTTCAGCATCTCGCCTTGTTCCCCATGATGGACGTGGCAGGAAATATTGCTTTTGGTCTCAAACGGCGCGGGTGTGGATCTGCTGATATTAAAAAGAAAACCGAGGCCATGCTTGAACGGGTCGGCCTGCCCGGATTCGGTCATAAGCAGATCAATCAATTGTCGGGCGGACAGAAACAGCGTGTGGCCATTGCCCGGTGTCTGGTGCTGGAACCATCAGTTTTGTTGCTTGATGAACCGCTTGGTGCCCTGGACCTCAAGCTTCGTGAACAGATGAAGGTTGAATTGAAGAAATTGCAGGTCAAGGTCGGCACTACCTTTATTTATATCACGCATGATCAGTCCGAGGCTCTGGTCATGTCTGACCATGTCGCGGTCATGCATAACGGGCGGTTTGAGCAGGTGGGCACGCCGCAGGAGTTGTATGGCAAACCCGCGACGCCATTTGTCGCCAAGTTTGTTGGGGATAACAATATCTGGAGTGGCAAGGTTGTTGAACGAGCCGAAGGGCGGGTGCGTATTTCCACTGATGAAGGATATTCATTTTTATCCAAGGCGCACGAATCGTGTCGCGGAGCGGAACGGGTTGATTTGTTTTTACGCCCAGAAGCCATGCGCATCGAACCACACAATAAAAAAGGTCTGAATACTTTTAACGTCACCGTTAAAAGTATTTTGTTTGATGGGGCCAATAGTCGGCTTTTGACGGTGACCAGAGAAGACCATGAATTGCTTGTCACACTGCCTCAAAATCATAAATTCGATTATATTGAACCTGGAAATGAAGTGACTATCGGTTGGCACCCAGCATCTGGCATCTGTTTTGATGCGGAGGCCTAA
- a CDS encoding ABC transporter permease, which produces MTRSRLGFWIFFAPVLLWLLLLIILPHLDLLTMSFRGEDDYGDAVWTMQNYMNFFTEPVYWFTFVRTALYAIITTFITFLLAMPVSFYIAKLARTRVQGALMILLLLPFWVSELVRIYGWMILLRESGVLNFLMLKLGIIDTPIEMLYNDATMIMGLVYTSMLFMVVPLISVMESLDDSLIEAAHDLGAGPLTIWRTIIIPHCKPGITSGAIVVFMLALGNYLTPNLMGGKNSLWFTEQIYNQFIASFNWNQGSAFGFLLLVLSSLIIWVGLKVTGQKLGEVAS; this is translated from the coding sequence ATGACACGTTCACGTTTGGGATTTTGGATCTTTTTTGCGCCGGTTTTGTTGTGGTTGTTGTTGCTTATTATTTTGCCACATCTTGATCTCCTGACCATGAGTTTCAGGGGAGAGGATGACTATGGTGATGCCGTCTGGACCATGCAGAACTACATGAATTTTTTTACCGAGCCAGTGTACTGGTTCACCTTTGTTCGCACGGCATTGTACGCAATCATCACCACATTCATTACCTTCCTGCTCGCCATGCCGGTCTCTTTTTATATCGCCAAACTTGCCCGGACACGGGTGCAGGGCGCACTCATGATTCTGCTGTTGCTTCCATTCTGGGTCAGCGAACTGGTCCGTATCTATGGGTGGATGATTTTGTTGCGAGAATCCGGGGTGCTCAATTTTCTCATGCTGAAATTGGGGATCATCGATACCCCCATCGAAATGCTGTACAATGATGCGACCATGATAATGGGGTTGGTCTATACATCCATGCTGTTCATGGTCGTGCCGTTGATTTCGGTCATGGAAAGCCTGGACGATAGCCTGATTGAGGCTGCACATGATCTCGGGGCAGGGCCTCTGACCATTTGGCGGACTATTATTATCCCGCATTGTAAACCCGGTATCACTTCCGGAGCGATTGTGGTCTTCATGCTGGCTTTGGGCAACTATCTGACCCCGAATCTCATGGGCGGAAAGAATTCGCTCTGGTTTACCGAACAAATCTATAATCAGTTTATTGCCAGTTTCAACTGGAATCAGGGATCGGCCTTCGGGTTCCTGCTTTTGGTCTTGAGTTCGCTTATTATTTGGGTGGGACTGAAAGTGACGGGCCAGAAGCTCGGAGAGGTGGCGTCATGA